The sequence TGGGTTAGGGGGGGGGCGTGTTTTCCCGCGGGGGGCCCTTTATGGTTTTTTAAAATGTTTGTTAAACCCAGATTTTTTTTACCCCGGGGTTTTTGGGGCGGGGTTGATGGGGGGTGTTTTAAATTCTTCGAATTTTAAGCCCTAATTTTTTTGTTTTTAACGGGCCCTTTTCAAGTTTTTTTTTTTTCCCAAATAATGTTTTTTTTTGGGCGGGGGCCCAGTTTTGGTTTTCTTTTTTTTCCTTTTTCAGGGTTCGGAAGTTTTTTTTGGTTTTTAAAAAACGCCCTGGGCTTTCAAAAAGGGTCGTGGCCAAAAACGAAGGTTTAAACCAAATAACTTCCTGCCTTCCTTTTTAGGTTTTTGGCGGGAATATTTTCCGGTAACCCGTTGAGGCCCCAGGGGGGGAGGAGCAGAAAAGCCCGCATCTTGGTGTTTAAGGGATCTCCTTCCCGCGGTTCCAATTTTGGAGGCGAAGGGAGGGTAAACTTCGGGAAAATTTTGCCGCAGGGGGTGTGGCTTATGCGCCACCGGTTTTATTGGGTTTTTTTTGTTGTTTTTTGGTTTTTCACTTTGGGGATACTTCCGCTTTCATTCCCCGAAAACCTTGCTTGACTTTTTCCCCGCCCCTGGTGCCATACAGCCGGGCCGAAAAAGACGTGACTATTGCCAATAAGTCCCTGACCAATTCGGATTGTGCGTCTTCCGGCTCTTTTTCAGCTATTGTATTATGTTTGTTAAGTTTTATCAAGGTTTGTCAGAAATAAGACAGCTATTACGCAACCTCCTTTTATTTATCCTGTACTGCTTTAACAACCACCCGGCTGCCCTCCACCGCAATCACCAGCACCGGTGTGCCGGCCAGAATAAATTCCCCTTCGGTGACCACGTCCACCCGTTTACCGTCAATCAGGGCTGCGCCGGCCGGGCGCAAAGGGGTAGCGGCAACTCCCGCCAAACCCACAAGTTTGGCCAGCTCCTGCCGGGGCGCCAGATAGCCCTCCTCCCGGTGCTGCCGGTTAGCCAGGGTAATTTTACGCCAGAAGTTAACTTTGTTAGCCAGCCAGATGCCCCCCAGCAGCGCCGCTATGGTTAAGAGCAGGGCCAGGGTTAAAGCCTGGGTGGCATGAAAGACATCCACCGATACCAGTAATATTCCCCAACTCAGGAGGATTACCCCCAAAACACCTGCTACGCCAAAACCCGGCACAAAAAATATTTCCACCAGGAGGGCAATCAGCCCTAAAGTAAAGGCGAGGGTAGCCAACCAGCCGGATATTTCAGCCAGATACAACATCCCTTTCACCTGCCTCGTGTGTGAAAATTATATCCTAAATTATCGTCAACCTTACCGCAATTTTATTATAACTTTGTCAGCCAGCCAAAGATAATCTTAACCCGGCAATTTAAAAAATGCCTGGCAAATACCTGCCAAGCATTTTTATGTCAGTTCTTTCTTTATTATCTAAAGTTTTTGCGCTTACGAGCTGCTTCAGATTTCTTTTTTCTTCTTACACTGGGTTTTTCATAATGTTCGTGTTTGCGTGCCTCAGCCAAAACGCCAGCCTTTTGACAGGACCGCTTAAAGCGCCGGAGGGCACTGTCCAGTGTCTCGTTTTTGCCTACTCTAACTTCCGCCACTCAATTTCCCTCCCTCCGCCAAACCATAAACCTGGAACAGACACCAAATGTATGTCGAGGTAAAGTTTACAAGAACACAACACCACTTAATTATAACTTGAACCTGGCCATCAGTCAATAATATATTAACCCGGCGGCCACTGCATTGATCTTCCTCCGATTAAATGGAAATGGACATGGTACACCGTTTGGCCGCCCTCTTCTTGACAATTGGCAACCACCCGGTATCCCCTGGCCAGCCCTAATTCCCTGGCCAATTTGGCCGCTGTCAGCACTATATGACCCATGATGTCGGCATCTTCGGGACCCAAATCCTCAAGGGAGGAAATATGCTTCTTGGGGACGATCAGCACATGCACCGGCGCCACAGGAGCAATATCTTTAAAGGCATAAACCTTCTCATCCTGATATACTACCTGGGACGGTATTTCCCCGGCAACAATTTTGCAAAAGAGGCAGTCTTGCACCAATTACACCTCCCCCCAAGAAAAGTAACCTGTTTTTAAATAGTCTTTCCTAAAAGTTTATTCAACACACCCGCATTATTATCCTGCAAGTTTGTTAAATAATTCTGCCTTTTAACCAAGCGTCGCCGGCTTCCTCAATATGAACTGTAACAATTTTGCCTCGCAAAGACTCATCGGCAGGGAATACCACCTTAAGATAGTTATCACTGTGGCCCTCGTAAAATCCCGTCAGTTTCTCACAGGGTTGTTCCACCAGCACCGCCAGGTTTTTACCCACTTGCCGGACAGCAAAATCATGGGCCAACCGTTGCCCCAGTGCAATTAGCCTTTTGCTGCGGTCTTCTTTAACGGCCGGCGGTACCTGGTCAGGCATAGCCGCCGCCGGCGTGCCTTTGCGGGGCGAGTATTTAAAAACATGGATGGACGCAAAAGCCGCCCGGCTTACAGTTTGCATCGTGTTTTGAAAGTGTGCTTCCGTTTCGCCGGGAAACCCCACAATTACGTCGCTGGTAATGGCCACCCCGGCAATGGTTTGTTTGATGTGATCGATTAATTCCAAAAATTGACCCGCCGTATAGCGGCGCTGCATGCCAGCCAGAATTTGATCATCGCCGCTCTGCAGCGGGATGTGCAGGTGACGGCAAATATTGGGGTGATTGGCCACCGCCGTAATGAGTTGTTGGTTAATGTCATGGGGTTCCACCGAACCCAACCGCAACCTGGTAAGGCCGGGCAGCCGGGCCAGCCGCTCCACCAGCCAGCCCAGGTTGATGCGGGGGTCCGCTAAATCCTGACCGTAGGCACCGATATGGATGCCGGTTAAGACAATTTCTTGGTAGCCCTGTTGGATCAATTGAGTGGCGGAACGCACAACATTTTCGGGCAGGCGGCTCCGCACCGGGCCCCGGGCGTAAGGAATAATGCAGTAGGCACAAAAGCTGTTGCAGCCCTCCTGAATTTTTAAAAAGGCCCGGCTTTTGCCCTGCTCGGTGGGTACCGGCAGTTCGTCAAAACAGTCCTTTGCCATCACGTCGGCCACTGCCTGCACCGGCGCCGTCCGGCCGGCATATTCTTCCACCAGTTGAACAATCCTGCTTTTATCAGCAGTGCCCACCACCAGGTTAACCCCCGGAATCTCCAATACTTCTCCCGGTGATGTCTGGGCATAACAGCCGGTTACCGCTATCACTGCCGCCGGGTTTTGTTTGGCGGCCCGCCGAATCATTTGCCTTGATTTGCGATCCCCCAGGTGGGTAACCGTGCAGGTATTAATTATATAAACGTCGGCCGGTTGCTCAAAGTCCACCACCCGGTAACCGGCCCGGCGGAACAAATCGGCCATGGCGGCAGATTCATACTGGTTTACCTTGCAGCCAAGGGTATAAATAGCGGCAGTTTTCATCTTCCTTTGCCTCCTTAGCCCAGCTCCCCGTAATGATACAAGACCATGGTTAAGGCCGCCGGTCCTGCCGTTTCGGTGCGCAGGATGCGTGATCCCAGAGTAACCCGGTAACATCCCGGCCGGCTGACCTGGGCCGCTTCAGCCGGCGTAAAACCGCCTTCCGGCCCAATAAACAGGTAAACTTCCGAGGGGGTCGGTACCATTTGCAGCACTTGTTTAAGACTTTGTTGTTTTTCTTCCTCCCAGGGCAGCAAAACCAGCGCTCTGTCAGGCAGGGCAGCCAGCACCTCGTGCCAGCGACGTAATTTTTGCACTTCCGGTACACAGGTGCGGCGGCACTGTTTGGCAGCTTCCACCGCCACCCGCTGCCACCGTTCCTGACGCTCTGCCGCCTTTTTGTCATCCAGCTTTACCACCGACCGGTGGGCTGCCAGGGGAATAATGCGGTATACGCCCAGTTCAGTACATTTTTGTATGATGGTTTCCATTTTGTCGCCTTTAGGCAAACCTTGCACCAGGGTTACCCGGAGGGCCGCTTCGGCGGCAGCCGCTTCCTGGGCCAGTAACATACAGAGGATCTCCTCTTTATGTATCTCACTTATGACAGCCTGATAAACACTCCCGGCGCCGTCCAGCAGAGTCAGGTTATCGCCTGTGGTCAGACGCAAAACCCGGCTGATATGTTTTACATCCGGTCCGGTAATACGGGCGGTGTTGCCTGTAATTTGCTCAGGCGGCACAAAAAACCGGGACATGCTTAACCCTCCCAAACACTAAGGTAAGATACCCACTCACCGTCCGCTTTGCTCTCTAACACCCGAAAGCCGGTCTCCAGAAGCTTGGCTTTTACTTCATCGGCCCGGCTGTTAATAATGCCCGAGGTAATAAAAAAGCCGCCTTTCTTGAGAATCCTAACCACATCCGGAGCCAGCCGGATAATGACGTCGGCCACAATATTAGCAATAACTGTATCCACCGGCTGACTTACCTGGTCCAGCAGGTTGCCGTGCAGCACTTCTACCCGGTCCTGGACTCCGTTCAGCCGTACATTGTCCCGGGCCACTTTAACCGCCACTTCATCCAAATCCACCGCCAGCACCCGGGCAGCACCCAGTTTGGCGGCAGTAATGGCCAGGATGCCTGTGCCGGTACCTACATCCGCCACCATTTCCCCGCCTTTTATAATGCCTTCCAAAAATTCCATGCACATGGTAGTGGTGGGGTGGTTGCCGCAGCCAAAGGCCATACCGGGATCCAGCTCCAGGACCAGGCGCCCCGGGGGTGGCGTGTATGCTTCCCAGCTGGGTTTTACCGCCAATTTCTGACCAATTTCCACCGGCTTGTAGTAAGCCATCCAGGCCGTGGCCCAATCCTCCTCGGCCACCCGGGCGGTTTCCCAGCTGGGCACAGCGGGCAGGGGCAGCTCGGCCAATTTTGCCTGCAGCAGGGCCAGCCGGTCCTCCAGGTCCGCTCCTTCGGGCAGATATGCCTTTACCACAGGCAACGGGCGGTTTAATACCTCGGGGGGAAATTCATAATGATCCCAGATATTAGCTTCAATGTATTGAGAAATTAAGGCGGGGTCTTCAATGACAACCCCGCCGGCACCCAATTCGTCAAAAATGTTGCTCACCATATCGATACCCTCATGGGGTACATGGACGGCGATTTCCAGCCAGTTCAAAACAGTTCTCCTCCCTACCGAGAGTTTGCAGGCTACCTTTATATTGTGTTTTAACAGTTGCCGTTTGGATGAGGCAGTATTATTTTATCCCATAAAGGCATCCTTCATTTTTTCAAAAATATTCTTTTCTGATCCTTTGGGGGGCTTTTCGCCGCTCAGCTTGGCAAATTCACGCAGCAAATCCTTTTGTTTTTCATTCAGTTTAGTGGGCGTTACCACCTTAACCCGCACATGCTGGTCACCCCGGCCGCTGCCGTTAAGATAAGGAATACCCTTCCCTTTGATGCGGAAGACGGTACCGGTCTGGGTACCTTCGGGCAGTTTGAGGTCTGCTGTACCGTCCAGGGTGGGTACTTCGATAACATCGCCCAGCGCCGCCTGAACAAAGGAAATATCGACGTCGCAGATTACATCGTTACCTTCCCGCCGGAAGAATTTGTGCGGGCGTACTAAAATGTAGACATAAAGGTCGCCCGGCGGGCCGCCCCTGAGACCGGCTTCTCCTTCGCCGCTCAAGCGCAGGCGCGAACCGTCATCCACCCCGGCAGGGATTTTAACGTGAATAGTGCGGAACTTTTTAATCTGGCCGGCACCCCGGCAGGTGGGACAGGGCCTTTCAATAACTTTTCCGGTGCCGCGGCACGCCTCGCAGGTATGGCTCTGCACAATGCGGCCAAAGGGCGTATGGGAAGCATACTGTACCTGCCCGGTACCCTGGCACACGCTGCAGGTCTTAGGCCGGCTGCCCGGTGCCGCCCCGCTGCCGCCACAGGTATCGCAGGTTTCGGTGCGGGGCACCTGGATATCCCGTTCCACTCCGAAAGCCGCTTCTTTAAAAGATATTTCTAAATTAACCCGCAGGTCACTACCCTTTTGGGGACCGGTACGCTGCCGCCCCATACCCCCGAAAAACATATCAAAAATATCGCCCAGGCCGCCAAAATCGGCACCAAAACCACCAAAACCACCGGCCCCGAAACCCTGGCCGTCGGTGGCAGCGTGGCCAAACTGGTCGTAGGCCGCCCGCTTGTCAGGATCGCTCAACACCGCATAGGCTTCGGCTATTTCTTTAAATTTTGCCTCGGCTTCCTCTTTGCTGCCCTTGTAAGCATCCGGGTGATACTGACGGGCCAACTTGCGGTACGCCTTTTTGATGTCCTCCTGGCTGGCGCCCCTGGGCACGCCTAACACCTCGTAATAATCTCGCTTTGCCATGCTTCACCACCTTACATTCATAAATTACAGGGGAACGGTCATTCCCCTGTAATATCCACTGCTTTATTATATTACATTATATTATAAGCGCCTATTTGTTGTCGTCTTTTACTTCGTAATCTGCATCCACCACATTATCCTTTGCCCCGTCGCTGCCACAGCTGCCGCCGGCGCAGCCGCCGCCCGGCGCAGCCTGCTGGGCCTGCTGCTGGTACATGGCTGAGGTCAGTTCGTACAGCGGTTTGGTAAGTTCTTCCAGTTTGTTTTTAATCAGGTCAACATCATTGCCGTTCATGGCCTGGCGCAACTGTTCAACCGCCTTTTGCACGGCTTCCACTTTGGCTTGGTCGGCTTTATCGCCCAGGTCTTTAATGGTCTTTTCTGCCTGATAAATCATGGAATCGGCCTGGTTTTTCACTTCTACCGCTTCTTTGCGTTTCCTGTCTTCTTCAGCATATTTTTCGGCTTCATTTACCATTCTGTTGATTTCATCTTCAGACAGGGCACCGGTGCCGGTAATGGAAATGCTTTGGGCTTTGCCGGTACCCAAATCCTTGGCGGATACCGACACAATACCGTTAACGTCAATGTCAAACTTCACTTCAATCTGCGGTACACCCCGGGGTGCCGGCGGGATGCCGGTTAATTGGAACCTGCCCAGGGTTTTGTTATCAGCCGCCATGGGACGCTCGCCCTGCAGCACGTGAATTTCCACGGTCGTTTGGTTATCAGCCGCAGTGGAGAAAATTTGGCTCTTAGAGGTAGGAATGGTGGTGTTGCGTTCAATCAGTTTGGTAAACACACCGCCCAGGGTCTCAATACCCAGCGACAGGGGTGTTACGTCCAGCAACAGCACATCCTTCACTTCGCCGGACAGCACCCCGGCTTGAATAGCCGCCCCAATGGCCACACATTCATCAGGGTTAATGCCCTTGTGGGGTTCTTTGCCCAGGAACTTGCGAATGGCTTCCTGAACAGCCGGAATCCGGGTTGAACCTCCCACCAGCAAAACTTTATCAATATCTTTTACATCCAATCCGGAGTCGGCCAGAGCCTGACGGGTGGGGCCCATGGTTTTTTCCACCAGATCGGCGGTCAGTTCTTCAAATTTAGCCCTGGTTAAGTTAATATCCATGTGCAGCGGCCCATCCGCCCCCACCGAAATAAAGGGCAGGTTAATATTGGTGGTGTACACGCCGGATAATTCAATTTTGGCCTTTTCGGCCGCTTCTTTCAACCGCTGCAGGGCCATTCTGTCTTTGGTCAGGTCAATGCCGGTGTCCTTTTTAAATTCAGCCACCAGGTAATCAATGATGCGCTGGTCAAAGTCATCGCCGCCCAAACGGTTGTTGCCGCTGGTGGCTTTAACTTCAAACACCCCGTCGCCCAGCTCCAGAATGGATACGTCAAAGGTACCGCCGCCTAGGTCATAAACCAGAATAGTCTGGTCTTCTTCTTTATCCAGGCCGTAAGCCAGAGCAGCTGCCGTGGGTTCGTTAATAATCCGCAAAACCTCCAGCCCGGCAATTTTCCCGGCGTCCTTGGTGGCCTGGCGCTGGGCATCGCTGAAGTAGGCAGGCACGGTGATAACCGCCTGGGTCACCGGCTCACCCAGATATGCTTCAGCATCTGCCTTTAGTTTAGATAAAATCATAGCGGAAATTTCCTGGGGAGTATACTCCTTGCCGTCAATGGTCACTTTATGGTTGGTACCCATATAGCGTTTAATGGATAAAACCGTCCGGTCGGGGTTGCTGACCGCTTGGCGCTTGGCCACCTGGCCCACCAGGCGCTCACCGGTCTTGGAAAAGCCTACGGCGGAAGGGGTGGTCCTGCCACCTTCGGCGTTGGGAATAACAACCGCTTCGCCGCCTTCCATAACTGCTACACAGGAGTTAGTAGTTCCTAAGTCAATACCAATTACTTTTCCCATCTTCCTGCCTCCTGAGAAAAAATATTTACTTGGTTTTGCATGGGGTCGGCCTGCAGCTGTCTGTCTATGAAACAGCCACCTTTACCATCGCAGGCCTGATTACTTTGCCCTTTAAGTAATAACCTTTTCTTAATTCCTCAACAACGGTATTTTCCGGTTGGTCGGCATCTGTTACCTGCATTACTGCTTCATGCAAGTTGGGATCAAAGGGCTCTCCCTGGGCCGGTATGGGCGCCAGGCCTTCGGCGGTAAGTACTTCATATAACTGGCGGTGAATCATCTGCACCCCGCTGATAAACTTTTCTCCCCCGTCACCGGCGGAGGCCAGGGCCCGCTCAAAGTTATCCAGCACCGGTAAAAGGTTTTTAATCAGGTGCTCGGCGCCAAATTTCAAGAGATCTTCCTTTTCCTGACGGCTGCGGCGGCGCAGGTTTTCGTAATCCGCCTGCAACCGTAAAGCCCGGTTATAGTTGTCGGCCGCCTCGCTGGTTTTTTCCCGCAGCAGCTTTTTTAATTCCTCCGGGTCATCAGGCAAGTCATCCGAGACAGCGGCATGCTCGGCCTCCAACTGTTCCGCAGCCGCCTCAGCCGCAGTGGGGCCGGCCTGCTCCTGCTCCGGCCGGTTGGCTTCCTCGTGCTCTGCCTGAGCCTGGTTAATTTTTTCTTGGGTCACTGTATCACCTCACCTATACTCCCGCTTCCAATCCTTCGCCGCCGGATTGCCGGTGCTCTTTCATTTTAATGATGGTATCAATGCGTAAAATTGCTTCGGCAATTTCGCCGGCTGCTTTGAGCGCATGAATTTTCACCAGGGCCGGGTCCAGCACACCGGCTTCATACATATCTGCAATTTCCCCGGTATCGCAGTCCACCGCCAGGGAATTTTTATTTTGTTCCGCCTGCGCCGCCAGTACATCGCCGATTTTTTCCAGCGGGTTGAAACCGGCATTGGCGACAATTTGCGCCATCGGCCGGCGCAGGGTTTCGGCGACACAGCCCACTCCATAGGCAGCCATGCCCCGGATGCTTTCCCGCACTTTCTCCACTTCCCGGGAAACCGCCAGCTCCAGGGCGCCGCCGCCGGGTACCACACCGCCTTTAACAGCAGCCTGCACCGAACTGGCTGCATCCCTGGCGATGCGTTCCCGTTCCCCCACTACTTCCTGGGTGGCGGCGCCCACCAGCACCGTGGCCATAGGTTTGCCCCGGCCGTTTAAAACCCAAACCTGCTCCAGCTTCTCGTCTTCCAGTACTTGGCCGGCCTGGCCCAGGAATTTCTCCAACTCAGCCGGCTCCTTCTTTAAACCGGTACGTTTGATCATACGGGCCCCGGTGTGTTCTGCCGCCCGGCGCAACTCCTTATTTAATACCCGCTGCACCACCATCACGCCGGCATCCGTCAGCATATCTTCCGCCGTGTCATCCACGCCCCGGTCTACCAGCACCAGGCCCACTCCCAAATCAATAATTTTTTGCACATTATTTTTAAACTCTGTCTGCAGCTCTAAATAACGGGCAAAACCGGCCTCGGTACCAAGGGCCTCGTCTTCTATTTCTTCCGGCTCCAAGGCATCGTCAAGCACCAGCACTTTAACCTCTGACAGCCGGCGAGGCATTTGCTTGTTCATGGTTTCCTTATTAATGATGACGCCCATGAATACCTGGTTGGCGGCTCCTTCTTTGGCCGTCACCGTATCGGCCAGTTTGAAATTGACATCCAATAATTTCTCCCTGCCAATCAAACGGGCCGCTTCCACCACCAGGTCGGCAATATCCCGGTGTTCCCGGCCGGCCACCAGCGCCACTTGCTGCAGCCAGGGGTGCTGCAAGTCTTCCAGCGGCACCGCCTGTTCCTTCATTACTTCCAGGGCCCGCCGTACTCCGGCCCGGATCCCTTCAATCACCCGGGCCACCGGCACCCCCTTGACTACTTGCTCCACACCGGCCCCCACCAGTGCGCCGGCCATGACAGTGGCGGTGGTGGTGCCGTCCCCGATTTCTTCCTGTTGGGCTTTGGCAATGTTAATTACCAGCCGGGCGGCCGGATGGTTAGCTTCCATCATGGTCAGGATAGTCACCCCGTCGTTGGTAATGACTACCTCGCCAAATTTATCCACCAGCATGGTATCCAGGCCCTTGGGCCCCAGAGTTCCTTCCACTGCTGAGGCAATGGCCCGCACGGCATTTGAATTGGTCATCAAGGCAGCCAGCTTTTCATTAACTTCGGCCCCCTGACTGGCCTGTTGTTTGAGACTCACCGGTGTTCCTCCTTAAATTAAACCTGACCCTTGAGCAGCCGCTCCAGGGCGCGGGATAAATTTTTAGACATACAGTCAATTACGGTAACCACCCTGGCGTAATCCATGCGGGTGGGACCCAAGACGCCAATGGTACCCAGGATTTTTTCTCCCACCTGGTAAGTGGCAGTTACCATACTGCAGTTTTGCATTTCTTTTCTGGGGTTTTCACTGCCTATCTTAATGGTAATGCCCCGGGCGTCACCCGGCAGTTCCAGTATATCCCGCAGGGTGTTTTCTTGTTCCAGCAGCGAGAGCAAAACCTTGACTTTCTCAATATTATGAAACTCCGGCTGGTTCAAAATATTAAATACCCCTTCAAGGTAGATTTTATCCTCACTGACCGAAGTGATGCGTTCCTGGATCAATTCCAGAGCCAGATCCAGAATATGGCGGTGTTTGGCCAGCTCAAAATAAATTTCTTTGATCAGGGTCAGCCGGATGCTGTCCATGGTCCTGCCCTGCAGCTTAGCATTTAATACGCCGGAAATTTGATCCAAGTCCTGCTGGGTAATGTTCTCCGGCACGGTCATCATTTGGTGGTGCACCGCACCGGTATCCATCACAACAATGAGAATGGCCTGGGCAGGCGCAATCAGAACCAACTGAATGTGTTTATATGAGCTGCCGCCAAAATACGGTGTCTGCACCAGGGCGGTGTAATTGGTAAGCTGCGACAGCATACGACCGGTACGGTTTAAAACCTCTCCCACTTCCCGAACTTTGTTTTCGTAACCGCGCCGGATAGCAGCCTGCTCCTGCTCGGGGAGCTGTTCCGTTTCCATCAGACAGTCTACATAGTAACGGTAACCAAGGTGGGACGGAATACGCCCGGCAGAGGTATGGGGCTGCTCGATATATCCCATTTCTTCCAGGTCTGCCATTTCATTTCTAATGGTAGCCGGACTGACGCCCAGTTTGTATTTGCGGGAAATAGTCCGGGACCCCACAGGTTCTGCGGTAGAAATATAATCTTTTATGATGGCCAACAGAATTTTTTGTTTTCTTTCATCCATTTTCACGTCGGCTCACCCCCTGCCGCACCTTGTTCGGGTGTTAGCACTCTAAGTCGATGAGTGCTAATCTAATTTAAAATGTAGCAAATGGAAAAAACTTTGTCAATGGCTAACAAGTGGCAGCCGCACCCCTGCTGCCGCATCAGCTAGACAAATTGGGCAAATACCTGATTGGCCAGCGGTAATCCCTTTTCTGTTAACTTAAGATACCCAGACACTAACTCTACTAAACCACTGTTTGTTAACTGCCGGATTTGTTGGGCAAACACCTCGGTCAGCGAAACCCCGAACCTCTGATAAAATTCCTGCAAATTGACGCCCCGGAGCAGACGCAGGCCTAAAAAAACCGTTTCCTCCATTTGCTCACGGCGGGACAGCTGCTGCATTTCTTGGATCGGCCTTTGCCCCGCCTGCAACAACATAAAATATTGATCAACATCTTCTACGTTGCCCCAGCGGCAACCCATGAGGTGGGAGTGGGCCGCAGGCCCCAGGCCCAGGTACGGGCGGTTGTGCCAGTAAAGCAAATTGTGCCGGCAGCTGTAACCCGGTCGGGCAAAGTTGGAAATTTCGTAATGCCGGTAGCCGGCAGCGGTTAATATTTCAATCACACTGTAATACATAGCCAGTTCCCGTTCTTCCGGGCAGGCCGCCAGCCGGCCCTGCTCCACCGCCGCTGCCAGGGGAGTTCCTTCTTCCAACTGTAAGCTGTAACAGGACAGGTGATCCGGCTGCAGGCTAAGTATTTCATATACAGACTG is a genomic window of Desulforamulus hydrothermalis Lam5 = DSM 18033 containing:
- a CDS encoding NfeD family protein, translated to MLYLAEISGWLATLAFTLGLIALLVEIFFVPGFGVAGVLGVILLSWGILLVSVDVFHATQALTLALLLTIAALLGGIWLANKVNFWRKITLANRQHREEGYLAPRQELAKLVGLAGVAATPLRPAGAALIDGKRVDVVTEGEFILAGTPVLVIAVEGSRVVVKAVQDK
- the rpsU gene encoding 30S ribosomal protein S21 gives rise to the protein MAEVRVGKNETLDSALRRFKRSCQKAGVLAEARKHEHYEKPSVRRKKKSEAARKRKNFR
- a CDS encoding histidine triad nucleotide-binding protein is translated as MQDCLFCKIVAGEIPSQVVYQDEKVYAFKDIAPVAPVHVLIVPKKHISSLEDLGPEDADIMGHIVLTAAKLARELGLARGYRVVANCQEEGGQTVYHVHFHLIGGRSMQWPPG
- the mtaB gene encoding tRNA (N(6)-L-threonylcarbamoyladenosine(37)-C(2))-methylthiotransferase MtaB, whose translation is MKTAAIYTLGCKVNQYESAAMADLFRRAGYRVVDFEQPADVYIINTCTVTHLGDRKSRQMIRRAAKQNPAAVIAVTGCYAQTSPGEVLEIPGVNLVVGTADKSRIVQLVEEYAGRTAPVQAVADVMAKDCFDELPVPTEQGKSRAFLKIQEGCNSFCAYCIIPYARGPVRSRLPENVVRSATQLIQQGYQEIVLTGIHIGAYGQDLADPRINLGWLVERLARLPGLTRLRLGSVEPHDINQQLITAVANHPNICRHLHIPLQSGDDQILAGMQRRYTAGQFLELIDHIKQTIAGVAITSDVIVGFPGETEAHFQNTMQTVSRAAFASIHVFKYSPRKGTPAAAMPDQVPPAVKEDRSKRLIALGQRLAHDFAVRQVGKNLAVLVEQPCEKLTGFYEGHSDNYLKVVFPADESLRGKIVTVHIEEAGDAWLKGRII
- a CDS encoding 16S rRNA (uracil(1498)-N(3))-methyltransferase; the encoded protein is MSRFFVPPEQITGNTARITGPDVKHISRVLRLTTGDNLTLLDGAGSVYQAVISEIHKEEILCMLLAQEAAAAEAALRVTLVQGLPKGDKMETIIQKCTELGVYRIIPLAAHRSVVKLDDKKAAERQERWQRVAVEAAKQCRRTCVPEVQKLRRWHEVLAALPDRALVLLPWEEEKQQSLKQVLQMVPTPSEVYLFIGPEGGFTPAEAAQVSRPGCYRVTLGSRILRTETAGPAALTMVLYHYGELG
- the prmA gene encoding 50S ribosomal protein L11 methyltransferase, with product MNWLEIAVHVPHEGIDMVSNIFDELGAGGVVIEDPALISQYIEANIWDHYEFPPEVLNRPLPVVKAYLPEGADLEDRLALLQAKLAELPLPAVPSWETARVAEEDWATAWMAYYKPVEIGQKLAVKPSWEAYTPPPGRLVLELDPGMAFGCGNHPTTTMCMEFLEGIIKGGEMVADVGTGTGILAITAAKLGAARVLAVDLDEVAVKVARDNVRLNGVQDRVEVLHGNLLDQVSQPVDTVIANIVADVIIRLAPDVVRILKKGGFFITSGIINSRADEVKAKLLETGFRVLESKADGEWVSYLSVWEG
- the dnaJ gene encoding molecular chaperone DnaJ, translating into MAKRDYYEVLGVPRGASQEDIKKAYRKLARQYHPDAYKGSKEEAEAKFKEIAEAYAVLSDPDKRAAYDQFGHAATDGQGFGAGGFGGFGADFGGLGDIFDMFFGGMGRQRTGPQKGSDLRVNLEISFKEAAFGVERDIQVPRTETCDTCGGSGAAPGSRPKTCSVCQGTGQVQYASHTPFGRIVQSHTCEACRGTGKVIERPCPTCRGAGQIKKFRTIHVKIPAGVDDGSRLRLSGEGEAGLRGGPPGDLYVYILVRPHKFFRREGNDVICDVDISFVQAALGDVIEVPTLDGTADLKLPEGTQTGTVFRIKGKGIPYLNGSGRGDQHVRVKVVTPTKLNEKQKDLLREFAKLSGEKPPKGSEKNIFEKMKDAFMG
- the dnaK gene encoding molecular chaperone DnaK; the protein is MGKVIGIDLGTTNSCVAVMEGGEAVVIPNAEGGRTTPSAVGFSKTGERLVGQVAKRQAVSNPDRTVLSIKRYMGTNHKVTIDGKEYTPQEISAMILSKLKADAEAYLGEPVTQAVITVPAYFSDAQRQATKDAGKIAGLEVLRIINEPTAAALAYGLDKEEDQTILVYDLGGGTFDVSILELGDGVFEVKATSGNNRLGGDDFDQRIIDYLVAEFKKDTGIDLTKDRMALQRLKEAAEKAKIELSGVYTTNINLPFISVGADGPLHMDINLTRAKFEELTADLVEKTMGPTRQALADSGLDVKDIDKVLLVGGSTRIPAVQEAIRKFLGKEPHKGINPDECVAIGAAIQAGVLSGEVKDVLLLDVTPLSLGIETLGGVFTKLIERNTTIPTSKSQIFSTAADNQTTVEIHVLQGERPMAADNKTLGRFQLTGIPPAPRGVPQIEVKFDIDVNGIVSVSAKDLGTGKAQSISITGTGALSEDEINRMVNEAEKYAEEDRKRKEAVEVKNQADSMIYQAEKTIKDLGDKADQAKVEAVQKAVEQLRQAMNGNDVDLIKNKLEELTKPLYELTSAMYQQQAQQAAPGGGCAGGSCGSDGAKDNVVDADYEVKDDNK
- the grpE gene encoding nucleotide exchange factor GrpE, whose product is MTQEKINQAQAEHEEANRPEQEQAGPTAAEAAAEQLEAEHAAVSDDLPDDPEELKKLLREKTSEAADNYNRALRLQADYENLRRRSRQEKEDLLKFGAEHLIKNLLPVLDNFERALASAGDGGEKFISGVQMIHRQLYEVLTAEGLAPIPAQGEPFDPNLHEAVMQVTDADQPENTVVEELRKGYYLKGKVIRPAMVKVAVS